GAGACATCTTTATCCCAGAGGGTAGAGATGTCTTTTAATTTTACGGTGGTGGTAGAGACAACCAGTTTGCCTTTGGCCGCGAGTTCAAACATTTCAGGAAGGATCTCTGAGAAGAGTAATCCCACCTGCTGTTTAGGCCATGCGCCCAGGCCGGAACCGGATAGCTGAAGGTCTACGCTGCGAAGGATAGCGGACGATAATGTAATGGTATCTCCTGCCATGCTGCCAACAGATACATAGCGGGTGCTGTGGGTGAACCTGCCTTTACCTTTCAGGGTGGAGAGGATCTTCTCGGCAGTATGCCCCCAGAGGTAGTCAATGACAATATCGAAAGGGCCGTTTAATTGGGTGTGAAAATCATCAGAGAGAGGGATAATTTCATCTGCACCAAGTGTTAATAATTCATTTAAAGAGGCCAGGTTCCTACCTGTCGCCACCACTCTTTTTGCACCATAATGCTTAGCAATCTGTACAGCTATGCGACCAGTAAAACCGGTGGCGCCGTTTATCAGGACGGTATCTCCCTGTTGAATATTAGCTTTGAAACGAAGGGCCATGGCTGCGCCAATGACTGCGTTGGGCAGTGCTGCTGCGGTAGCGTCGTCGAGTGTATCCGGAACGGGAACAATCATGTTTTTCTCAATAGTGGCCTTTTCAGCCAGCATACCACTGGCGCCTACTGCATATACCCTTGTGCCATCGGGCAGTAGGCAGATGCCGTCTCCACCTATCACACGGCCGTTTTCTTTAGGTGCCTCACTGGAATAGTGCTTGCCGGATGCGACTGATTTATCGATGTGTTTTATGGCCACTGCTTTGACATCAACAGCTATCTCATTTTCGTTCTGAGGTGCTGGTGCAGGAAAATCTGTGTATTGAGGCAATTCTCCTGGTTGATATAATACTGCTGCTTTCATGTTATCTCGTTTTTGATAACACAAAATTAGGGCAGGGAAAGGGGCTGTACGATAACATATGTTATCAACTGTCAGAAGTGAGATTTACCTTTGGCCAGTTTGGCTTTGATACGGCTGAGGTGTACTTTGCTCACACCCAGGTAAGAGGCGATGTAGTGCTGCGGTACCCTTTGAATGATGTGAGGGCGGTCATTGACCAGGTTTTGGTAGCGCTGTTCAGGTGTATCCCTGATGAGGGAGACAAATTCATTGATATAGTGTGTCTGGCGCTGCGCGGTCATCTGGAGGATCATCTGTATAAAGCCCTTTTCGTGGCTAAGATCATCGAGAAGCTGGTTTACATGTTCCTTCGCAAGCAGGTAAACGACAGAAGGTTCTATGGTTTCGATGGTAATGGGACTGGGTGTATTGTTGATAAAGCTGTCGAACGAGGAAAGTCCTTCATTTTCAAAAAAGAACTGAACGGTAATATCCTCGCCGTTTTTATTGAAGTAGGTAC
This Chitinophaga sancti DNA region includes the following protein-coding sequences:
- a CDS encoding zinc-binding alcohol dehydrogenase family protein; translated protein: MKAAVLYQPGELPQYTDFPAPAPQNENEIAVDVKAVAIKHIDKSVASGKHYSSEAPKENGRVIGGDGICLLPDGTRVYAVGASGMLAEKATIEKNMIVPVPDTLDDATAAALPNAVIGAAMALRFKANIQQGDTVLINGATGFTGRIAVQIAKHYGAKRVVATGRNLASLNELLTLGADEIIPLSDDFHTQLNGPFDIVIDYLWGHTAEKILSTLKGKGRFTHSTRYVSVGSMAGDTITLSSAILRSVDLQLSGSGLGAWPKQQVGLLFSEILPEMFELAAKGKLVVSTTTVKLKDISTLWDKDVSNGERLVVTI
- a CDS encoding Crp/Fnr family transcriptional regulator — protein: MLFHFRHQFPQLNAYWDKYLPYQQRLEIPAKTVLLDEGKKSQHYIYIEKGLIRTYFNKNGEDITVQFFFENEGLSSFDSFINNTPSPITIETIEPSVVYLLAKEHVNQLLDDLSHEKGFIQMILQMTAQRQTHYINEFVSLIRDTPEQRYQNLVNDRPHIIQRVPQHYIASYLGVSKVHLSRIKAKLAKGKSHF